Proteins encoded by one window of Musa acuminata AAA Group cultivar baxijiao chromosome BXJ2-9, Cavendish_Baxijiao_AAA, whole genome shotgun sequence:
- the LOC103997900 gene encoding methyl-CpG-binding domain-containing protein 2 isoform X2 has translation MQDQQIWLRLLSQMQTYLEDAPVGHGSPKTSKNIRKRSFDVADGNANDVNNHSTASPSNHLVLYDPGTSGTGQDAHAVNDLMDNHTSTSRNFLAPISSGRTFPSIGTFTVQCDLCFKWRIIPTKEKYEQIREHILEEPFICEHAREWRPDISCEDPEDISQDGSRLWAIDKPNIAKPPPGWERLLRIRGEGGTKFADVYYAAPSGKRLRSMVEIQRYLLEHPEHGQGVTLSQFSFQSPRPLQENYVRKRPARLTNSCNDPDTVLPRPTEPEEVNPLSWAAPPTHKELLTGGPASSSPRQNEDPTPTAATPSSEQMCGSSLNDQPKMKLEDGDHSRNPFEV, from the exons ATGCAAGATCAGCAGATATGGCTCCG GTTATTGAGTCAAATGCAGACATATCTGGAAGATGCTCCTGTTGGTCATGGGTCCCCAAAGACTTCAAAAAATATTCGTAAAAGGTCATTTGATGTTGCTGATGGTAATGCAAATGACGTGAACAATCATTCTACTGCAAGTCCTTCAAATCATTTGGTGCTTTATGACCCTGGTACAAGTGGTACCGGTCAGGATGCTCATGCAGTTAATGATCTCATGGATAATCATACTTCAACATCTAGAAACTTCCTAGCACCAATTTCTTCTGGCCGTACTTTTCCATCCATTGGGACATTTACAGTCCAATGTGATTTATGTTTCAAATGGAGGATCATTCCAACAAAAGAGAAATATGAACAAATACGTGAACACATATTAGAAGAGCCTTTTATATGTGAACATGCTCGTGAGTGGCGTCCTGATATTTCATGTGAAGATCCTGAAGACATATCGCAGGATGGCAGTAGACTCTGGGCAATTGATAAACCTAACATCGCCaaaccacctcctggctgggaaaGATTGCTTAGGATCAGAGGCGAAGGAGGCACAAAATTTGCAGATGT GTATTATGCTGCACCATCTGGGAAAAGACTGCGGTCAATGGTCGAGATTCAAAG GTATTTGCTTGAACACCCAGAGCACGGACAAGGGGTAACTCTCTCCCAGTTTTCATTTCAGTCCCCTAGGCCTCTACAAGAGAACTATGTCAGAAAACGTCCTGCACGTTTGACAAATTCTTGTAATGACCCTGATACAGTACTGCCAAGGCCAACTGAACCTGAAGAGG TGAATCCCTTATCTTGGGCAGCTCCTCCTACACATAAAGAGCTTTTAACTGGTGGACCAGCTTCATCAAGTCCTCGACAAAACGAAGACCCAACACCGACGGCAGCTACACCTTCATCAGAACAAATGTGTGGTAGTTCTCTTAATGATCAACCCAAGATGAAGCTAGAAGATGGTGACCATTCCAGGAATCCTTTTGAGGTGTGA
- the LOC103997900 gene encoding methyl-CpG-binding domain-containing protein 2 isoform X1 has protein sequence MQDQQIWLRTILHQAIAKVSLHQILDLAIHRSHNRAKFSFFDQVLLSQMQTYLEDAPVGHGSPKTSKNIRKRSFDVADGNANDVNNHSTASPSNHLVLYDPGTSGTGQDAHAVNDLMDNHTSTSRNFLAPISSGRTFPSIGTFTVQCDLCFKWRIIPTKEKYEQIREHILEEPFICEHAREWRPDISCEDPEDISQDGSRLWAIDKPNIAKPPPGWERLLRIRGEGGTKFADVYYAAPSGKRLRSMVEIQRYLLEHPEHGQGVTLSQFSFQSPRPLQENYVRKRPARLTNSCNDPDTVLPRPTEPEEVNPLSWAAPPTHKELLTGGPASSSPRQNEDPTPTAATPSSEQMCGSSLNDQPKMKLEDGDHSRNPFEV, from the exons ATGCAAGATCAGCAGATATGGCTCCG AACCATTCTCCATCAAGCAATTGCCAAAGTAAGCTTACACCAAATTCTGGACCTCGCGATTCATAGGAGCCATAATCGTGCAAAATTCTCATTTTTTGACCAAGT GTTATTGAGTCAAATGCAGACATATCTGGAAGATGCTCCTGTTGGTCATGGGTCCCCAAAGACTTCAAAAAATATTCGTAAAAGGTCATTTGATGTTGCTGATGGTAATGCAAATGACGTGAACAATCATTCTACTGCAAGTCCTTCAAATCATTTGGTGCTTTATGACCCTGGTACAAGTGGTACCGGTCAGGATGCTCATGCAGTTAATGATCTCATGGATAATCATACTTCAACATCTAGAAACTTCCTAGCACCAATTTCTTCTGGCCGTACTTTTCCATCCATTGGGACATTTACAGTCCAATGTGATTTATGTTTCAAATGGAGGATCATTCCAACAAAAGAGAAATATGAACAAATACGTGAACACATATTAGAAGAGCCTTTTATATGTGAACATGCTCGTGAGTGGCGTCCTGATATTTCATGTGAAGATCCTGAAGACATATCGCAGGATGGCAGTAGACTCTGGGCAATTGATAAACCTAACATCGCCaaaccacctcctggctgggaaaGATTGCTTAGGATCAGAGGCGAAGGAGGCACAAAATTTGCAGATGT GTATTATGCTGCACCATCTGGGAAAAGACTGCGGTCAATGGTCGAGATTCAAAG GTATTTGCTTGAACACCCAGAGCACGGACAAGGGGTAACTCTCTCCCAGTTTTCATTTCAGTCCCCTAGGCCTCTACAAGAGAACTATGTCAGAAAACGTCCTGCACGTTTGACAAATTCTTGTAATGACCCTGATACAGTACTGCCAAGGCCAACTGAACCTGAAGAGG TGAATCCCTTATCTTGGGCAGCTCCTCCTACACATAAAGAGCTTTTAACTGGTGGACCAGCTTCATCAAGTCCTCGACAAAACGAAGACCCAACACCGACGGCAGCTACACCTTCATCAGAACAAATGTGTGGTAGTTCTCTTAATGATCAACCCAAGATGAAGCTAGAAGATGGTGACCATTCCAGGAATCCTTTTGAGGTGTGA
- the LOC103997900 gene encoding methyl-CpG-binding domain-containing protein 2 isoform X3: protein MQTYLEDAPVGHGSPKTSKNIRKRSFDVADGNANDVNNHSTASPSNHLVLYDPGTSGTGQDAHAVNDLMDNHTSTSRNFLAPISSGRTFPSIGTFTVQCDLCFKWRIIPTKEKYEQIREHILEEPFICEHAREWRPDISCEDPEDISQDGSRLWAIDKPNIAKPPPGWERLLRIRGEGGTKFADVYYAAPSGKRLRSMVEIQRYLLEHPEHGQGVTLSQFSFQSPRPLQENYVRKRPARLTNSCNDPDTVLPRPTEPEEVNPLSWAAPPTHKELLTGGPASSSPRQNEDPTPTAATPSSEQMCGSSLNDQPKMKLEDGDHSRNPFEV, encoded by the exons ATGCAGACATATCTGGAAGATGCTCCTGTTGGTCATGGGTCCCCAAAGACTTCAAAAAATATTCGTAAAAGGTCATTTGATGTTGCTGATGGTAATGCAAATGACGTGAACAATCATTCTACTGCAAGTCCTTCAAATCATTTGGTGCTTTATGACCCTGGTACAAGTGGTACCGGTCAGGATGCTCATGCAGTTAATGATCTCATGGATAATCATACTTCAACATCTAGAAACTTCCTAGCACCAATTTCTTCTGGCCGTACTTTTCCATCCATTGGGACATTTACAGTCCAATGTGATTTATGTTTCAAATGGAGGATCATTCCAACAAAAGAGAAATATGAACAAATACGTGAACACATATTAGAAGAGCCTTTTATATGTGAACATGCTCGTGAGTGGCGTCCTGATATTTCATGTGAAGATCCTGAAGACATATCGCAGGATGGCAGTAGACTCTGGGCAATTGATAAACCTAACATCGCCaaaccacctcctggctgggaaaGATTGCTTAGGATCAGAGGCGAAGGAGGCACAAAATTTGCAGATGT GTATTATGCTGCACCATCTGGGAAAAGACTGCGGTCAATGGTCGAGATTCAAAG GTATTTGCTTGAACACCCAGAGCACGGACAAGGGGTAACTCTCTCCCAGTTTTCATTTCAGTCCCCTAGGCCTCTACAAGAGAACTATGTCAGAAAACGTCCTGCACGTTTGACAAATTCTTGTAATGACCCTGATACAGTACTGCCAAGGCCAACTGAACCTGAAGAGG TGAATCCCTTATCTTGGGCAGCTCCTCCTACACATAAAGAGCTTTTAACTGGTGGACCAGCTTCATCAAGTCCTCGACAAAACGAAGACCCAACACCGACGGCAGCTACACCTTCATCAGAACAAATGTGTGGTAGTTCTCTTAATGATCAACCCAAGATGAAGCTAGAAGATGGTGACCATTCCAGGAATCCTTTTGAGGTGTGA